TCCGGGACGGTTTCGGGAACCCCTCGAGCCAGCATTGGTTCGGCCAGCAGGCGCGGGCCGCCATGGACGAAGCCCGCGGCCACGTCGCCGCCCTCATCGGGGCCACGCCCGCCGAGATCGTGTTCACGGCCAGCGGGACGGAGGCCGACAATATCGCGCTGCGGGGAGTGGCGGGCATGACCCGCGAGCCCCGGCGCAAGATCGTGATCTCTGCGGTCGAGCACCACGCGGTGCTCAACACGGCCCGGGCGCTGGCGGGGGAGGGATGGCCGGTGGAGACGGTGCGGGTATCCGCCCGCGGCCTGGTCGATCTGGACGATCTGCGGGCCAGAGTGGATGACCGCACGGCCCTCCTCTGCCTCATGCTCGCGAACAACGAAACGGGCATCCTCCAGCCGATAGAAGAGGCCGTGCGCCTGGCCCGGGAACGCGGGGCCCTCGTTCACGCCGACGGTGTCCAGGCCGCGGGCAAGATCCCGGTGGATGTTCGCGCGCTCGACCTGGACCTGCTGGCCCTCTCCGCGCACAAGCTGTACGGCCCCAAGGGCGTGGGGGCCCTCTACGTCCGGCGCGGCACCAAGCTCCAATCCTGG
This DNA window, taken from Vicinamibacteria bacterium, encodes the following:
- a CDS encoding cysteine desulfurase family protein; this encodes MERVYLDHNATTPLDPRVFEAMVPVLRDGFGNPSSQHWFGQQARAAMDEARGHVAALIGATPAEIVFTASGTEADNIALRGVAGMTREPRRKIVISAVEHHAVLNTARALAGEGWPVETVRVSARGLVDLDDLRARVDDRTALLCLMLANNETGILQPIEEAVRLARERGALVHADGVQAAGKIPVDVRALDLDLLALSAHKLYGPKGVGALYVRRGTKLQSWVRGGAQERNRRAGTENVAGVVGFGRAASLARGDLATEGARLGSLRDRLEERLLAIPGALRNGDGPRVPNTTNVSFEGVEAEGLLMALDLMGVAVSTGAACAAGAVEPSHVLRAMGLTAERVQASLRFSLGRGTSEAHLERAAQAVSACIQRQRSVSLAGRGRA